Proteins found in one Pyrus communis chromosome 15, drPyrComm1.1, whole genome shotgun sequence genomic segment:
- the LOC137718420 gene encoding probable small nuclear ribonucleoprotein F, whose translation MATIPVNPKPFLNNLTGKTVIVKLKWGMEYKGFLVSTDAYMNLQLANTEEYIDGQSTGNLGEILIRCNNVLYLRGVPEDEEIEDAERD comes from the exons ATGGCG ACAATACCAGTTAACCCCAAACCTTTCTTGAACAATCTGACTGGAAAGACTGTCATTGTGAAACTTAAATGGGGAATGGAGTACAAAG GCTTCCTTGTCTCAACAGATGCCTATATGAACTTGCAG CTGGCCAACACCGAAGAATATATTGATGGACAATCCACTGGAAATCTGGGAGAGATTTTGATCAG GTGTAACAACGTTCTGTATCTTCGTGGGGTGCCAGAggatgaagaaattgaagacGCTGAACGGGACTGA
- the LOC137717886 gene encoding chloride channel protein CLC-c isoform X1: protein MELEEEKSIEIERGGLREPLLERNRRRNTTSQLAIVGANLSPIESLDYEIIENDLFKQDWRSRTKGEIFQYVCLKWALVLLIGLSTGLVGFFNNLAVENIAGFKLLLTNNLMLQDKYYQAFAAFVCCNMTLAAAAAALCVYIAPAAAGSGIPEVKAYLNGVDAHSILAPSTLFVKIFGSIFGVAAGFILGKEGPMVHSGACIASLLGQGGSRKYHLTWKCLRFYKNDRDRRDLITCGAAAGVAAAFRAPVGGVLFALEEAASWWRSALLWRAFFTTAVVAVLLRGFIQLCKGGKCGLFGEGGLIMFDVNSAKVSYSSGDLLAVISLGVIGGIFGSLYNFLVDKVLQTYRIINKSGPSSKILLAVAISFLTSCCSYGLPWLSHCIPCPRHLEDKCPTIGRSGNYKNFQCPPNHYNGLASLFFNTNDNAIRNLLSSSSDGEFRLSTLIVFFVTVYCLGIVTYGLAVPSGLFIPVILAGSSYGRVVGTLLGSHSDLDGGFFALLGAASFLGGTMRMTVSLCVILLELTNNLLMLPLMMLVLLISKSVADCFNKGVYDQIIKMKGLPYMEAHAEPYMRNLVASDVVSWPLISFSRVEKVGNILHELKTTAHNGFPVIDEPPFSNSADLCGLVLRSHLLVLLKRKNFTKQRVLIGSDVTSRFRAHDFGKAGLGKGIKLEDLDIQEEEMEMYLDLHPITNTSPYTVVETMSLAKAAIFFRALGLRHLLVVPKTPGRPPIVGILTRHDFMPEHILELFPQLNPHE, encoded by the exons atggaATTGGAGGAGGAAAAGAGTATAGAAATAGAACGAGGGGGGTTGAGGGAGCCACTGCTTGAGAGGAATAGGAGGAGAAACACGACCTCTCAGCTTGCCATTGTTGGTGCCAATCTCTCTCCCATTGAAAGCCTTGACTACGA GATTATTGAGAATGATCTTTTTAAGCAGGACTGGAGGTCTAGAACGAAGGGTGAGATATTTCAGTACGTTTGCCTCAAATGGGCACTTGTGCTGCTTATTGGTTTAAGCACTGGGTTAGTCGGCTTCTTCAATAACCTAGCTGTCGAGAATATAGCTGGTTTCAAACTTCTGCTAACCAACAACCTCATGCTTCAGGACAA GTATTATCAGGCATTTGCAGCATTCGTTTGTTGTAACATGACCttggctgctgctgctgcagctcTTTGTGTTTACATTGCCCCGGCAGCAGCAGGCTCTGGCATACCTGAGGTTAAAGCATATCTAAATGGAGTCGATGCTCATTCTATATTGGCTCCAAGTACCCTCTTTGTAAAG ATTTTTGGTTCTATATTTGGAGTAGCTGCTGGGTTTATTTTGGGTAAGGAAGGACCTATGGTTCACTCTGGCGCTTGCATAGCCTCTTTGCTCGGACAGGGTGGCTCTCGCAAGTATCACCTTACCTGGAAATGTCTCAGGTTCTACAAAAATGACCGTGACCGAAGGGATCTGATTACCTGCGGTGCTGCTGCTGGTGTTGCAGCTGCCTTCCGTGCCCCAGTTGGTGGGGTCCTTTTTGCGCTAGAAGAAGCAGCTTCatg GTGGAGGAGTGCTCTTCTGTGGAGGGCATTTTTCACAACAGCTGTAGTAGCGGTACTGTTAAGAGGCTTCATACAGTTATGCAAGGGTGGAAAATGTGGGCTATTCGGGGAAGGAGGTCTTATAATGTTTGATGTCAATTCAGCAAAGGTCAGTTATAGCAGCGGCGATCTACTGGCAGTCATATCCCTTGGAGTTATCGGGGGCATATTTGGAAGCCTTTACAATTTCCTTGTGGACAAAGTCCTTCAAACTTATCGCATCATAAACAA GAGTGGTCCTTCAAGTAAAATTCTTCTCGCCGTTGCCATTTCCTTTTTGACTTCTTGTTGCTCTTACGGCCTCCCATGGCTTTCACACTGCATTCCTTGTCCCCGTCACCTGGAGGACAAGTGCCCCACCATAGGTCGCTCTGGAAACTACAAGAATTTTCAGTGTCCACCTAACCACTACAATGGCCTTGCTTCACTCTTCTTCAATACCAATGATAATGCTATCCGCAACCTTTTAAGCTCTAGCTCTGATGGGGAGTTCCGGCTTTCCACTCtcattgttttctttgttaCCGTGTACTGCCTGGGCATTGTTACTTATGGTCTTGCTGTTCCCTCTGGGCTCTTCATCCCTGTTATACTTGCTGGGTCATCCTATGGGCGTGTAGTCGGGACCCTCCTTGGTTCTCACTCTGATCTTGATGGGGGTTTCTTTGCACTCCTTGGAGCGGCATCCTTCCTTGGTGGCACCATGAGAATGACTGTTTCTCTCTGTGTCATACTTCTTGAGCTTACAAATAATCTTCTAATGCTTCCACTGATGATGCTAGTTCTGCTTATTTCGAAATCTGTGGCGGATTGTTTCAACAAGGGTGTCTATGACCAAATTATAAAAATGAAGGGATTACCGTATATGGAGGCGCATGCAGAACCATACATGAGAAACTTGGTTGCAAGTGATGTTGTTTCTTGGCCCTTAATTTCATTTTCCAGGGTTGAGAAAGTGGGGAATATATTACACGAGCTCAAAACAACAGCGCATAATGGGTTCCCCGTGATTGATGAACCACCTTTCTCAAATTCTGCAGACTTGTGTGGGCTGGTTTTGAGATCGCATTTGCTTGTATTGCTTAAACGAAAGAATTTTACAAAGCAAAGGGTGTTGATTGGGTCAGATGTTACGAGTAGGTTCAGAGCACATGATTTTGGAAAGGCAGGATTAGGCAAGGGAATCAAGCTGGAGGATTTGGACATTCAGGAGGAAGAGATGGAAATGTATCTTGACCTCCATCCCATTACTAATACCTCCCCATACACCGTAGTTGAAACAATGTCCCTTGCTAAAGCTGCTATTTTCTTTCGGGCGCTTGGCCTCAGGCACTTGCTGGTGGTGCCTAAGACACCAGGG AGGCCTCCAATTGTTGGGATCTTGACAAGGCACGATTTCATGCCGGAGCACATATTGGAACTTTTTCCGCAGTTGAATCCTCACGAATAA
- the LOC137718417 gene encoding glycosyltransferase BC10, whose protein sequence is MARGREDYEKHPGLLKLLQILSFLVVFVVGVVIGLATSAHINRHFGSQTEIYSFINHFSANKPHKEKNCTTVQVIDKVDCISMETFLQPKNLTHGLSDDELFWRASMVPQKPEFPFERVPKVAFMFLTRGPLPLLPLWERFFHGHDKYFSIYVHVIPGYELNVSTTSPFYQRQIPSQPVSWGTVTLVDAERRLLANALLDFSNERFVLLSESCIPIYNFPTVYKYLIGSNHSYVESYDNPGRYGRGRYSREMFPDIQLYQWRKGSQWFELSRALSVYIVSETKYYTIFSKYCLPACYPDEHYLPTYFNMFHGWLNSNRTVTWVDWSLGGPHPATYGGDNITEDFVRSIRNNGALCQYNAEMTSICYLFARKFAPTALGPLLEFAASVMEY, encoded by the exons ATGGCAAGAGGCAGAGAAGACTATGAGAAGCACCCGGGTTTGCTCAAACTCTTGCAGATTCTCTCGTTCTTGGTAGTTTTCGTTGTGGGCGTCGTTATAGGATTAGCAACGAGCGCCCATATTAACCGGCATTTTGGCTCACAAACTGAGATTTATTCGTTTATCAATCACTTCTCCGCCAATAAGCCGCACAAGGAGAAGAATTGTACTACTGTGCAAGTTATTGACAAGGTTGATTGTATAAGCATGGAGACGTTTCTTCAGCCGAAGAATTTGACGCACGGTCTGTCTGATGATGAGCTCTTTTGGAGAGCTTCAATGGTGCCGCAGAAGCCAGAGTTTCCATTCGAGAGAGTGCCTAAAGTGGCTTTCATGTTTTTGACTAGAGGACCTTTGCCCTTGTTGCCTTTGTGGGAGAGGTTCTTCCATGGCCATGACAAGTATTTCTCAATTTACGTCCATGTAATTCCGGGTTATGAGCTCAATGTTTCTACCACCTCTCCTTTTTATCAACGCCAAATCCCCAGTCAG CCTGTTTCATGGGGGACAGTAACATTGGTTGATGCAGAGAGGCGGCTTCTAGCGAATGCCTTGCTTGACTTCTCAAATGAGCGCTTTGTTCTTCTCTCTGAGAGCTGCATCCCGATCTATAATTTCCCCACTGTCTACAAGTATCTCATCGGTTCAAACCATAGCTATGTTGAGTCATACGATAATCCTGGGCGTTATGGGCGTGGGCGTTACAGCCGCGAAATGTTTCCTGATATTCAACTGTATCAGTGGAGGAAAGGGTCTCAGTGGTTTGAACTTAGCCGTGCGTTATCCGTGTATATAGTGTCGGAAACAAAGTATTACACAATCTTCAGCAAATATTGTTTGCCTGCATGCTACCCGGATGAGCATTACCTGCCTACTTACTTCAACATGTTCCATGGATGGCTGAATTCGAATAGGACTGTGACGTGGGTAGACTGGTCACTGGGAGGTCCGCACCCTGCAACGTACGGAGGAGACAATATTACGGAAGATTTCGTACGGTCTATAAGGAACAATGGAGCGCTGTGTCAGTACAATGCGGAGATGACATCCATATGTTACCTATTTGCTCGGAAGTTTGCACCAACTGCACTGGGGCCTCTGCTCGAGTTCGCCGCGTCGGTGATGGAATATTGA
- the LOC137718416 gene encoding pentatricopeptide repeat-containing protein At1g10270-like — protein sequence MSFYRLLLRSLRRPSTPTTLPLTQSLTYLHLHSSNPNIPLHLTTPTRTFAFSSAEEAAAERRRRKRRLRIEPPLNALRRDSRPPPPRDPNAPRLPDTTSALVGPRLNLHNRVQSLIRAGDLDAASEVARHSVFSNTRPTVFTCNAIVAAMYRAKRYNDAIALFHFFFNQSNIVPNIVSYNNLINTHCDEGRVDVGLEIYRHIIANCPYSPSPVTYRHLTKGLVDAGRIGEGVDLLREMLNKGHGADSLVFNNLIKGFLHLENMDKAVELFDELKERCLVYDGVVNSTFMDWFFNQGKEKEAMESYKSLLDRQFRMVPATCNVLLEVLLKHGKKKEAWDLFDQMLDNHTPPNFQAVNSETFNIMVNECFKLGKCDEAIATFKKVGTKVNSKPFSMDVAGYNNIIARYCENGMLPEAETLFAELSSKSLTPDVTTHRTLIDAYLKVERIDDALKIFSRMVEVGLRVVASLGKRVFDELIKNGKAVDCAQILKKMGEKDPKPDASFYDAVIKGVCNEGVLDTGCDLLEEMLRYGIGVPPELQQFVNEVFGEAGRGEEIQRVLNTNRWGYRSLPREAPPQQFQPRSPQMAGQYRPSSAPPQMTGQYQPPSGTYHYQPPSGTNQPPSGLNQPPSGPYQPPSGTYHYQPPSGTNQPPSGPYQPPSGTYQPPSGTYQPPSGPYQSPSGTYQPPSETYQPPSGPYQPPSGTYQPPSGTNQPPSGPYQPPSGTYQPPSGTNQLPSGPYQMTGTYQSPPRPPHMATSQHPTAQSPQMAGQYYTPSGAPQTEVPHHPPSRLPHVTASCTPSEDFQSLGPQHPLSGAAQGTGSDQSPSEPAQITEQVAAA from the coding sequence ATGTCATTCTACCGCCTGCTCCTCCGCTCTCTCCGCCGCCCTTCTACCCCAACAACCCTACCCCTAACCCAATCCCTCACCTACCTCCACCTCCACAGCTCTAACCCAAACATTCCTCTCCACCTCACCACCCCCACCCGCACCTTCGCTTTCTCCTCCGCCGAAGAAGCCGCCGCTGAGCGCAGACGTCGCAAGCGCCGCCTCCGCATCGAGCCCCCGCTCAACGCCCTCCGTCGGGACTCACGCCCCCCACCCCCACGGGACCCGAACGCCCCCCGCCTACCTGATACCACCTCCGCCCTCGTCGGCCCCCGCCTCAACCTCCACAACCGCGTCCAGTCGCTCATCCGAGCCGGAGACTTGGACGCCGCGTCCGAGGTTGCGCGCCACTCGGTTTTCTCCAACACTCGCCCCACCGTCTTCACCTGCAACGccattgtggctgcaatgtatCGCGCCAAGAGGTACAATGACGCTATTGCCcttttccacttcttcttcaatcAATCAAACATTGTTCCTAACATTGTATcttataataatttgattaataCTCATTGCGACGAGGGCCGTGTCGATGTGGGACTGGAGATTTATCGGCATATAATTGCAAATTGCCCCTACAGTCCCTCGCCAGTGACATACCGGCATTTGACTAAAGGGTTGGTTGATGCTGGGAGGATAGGTGAGGGTGTGGACTTGTTGAGGGAGATGTTGAATAAGGGCCACGGAGCGGATTCTTtggtttttaataatttgattaaGGGATTCTTACATTTGGAGAATATGGATAAGGCTGTTGAGCTGTTTGATGAGCTTAAAGAGAGATGTTTGGTTTATGATGGGGTTGTGAATTCAACCTTTATGGATTGGTTTTTCAACCAGGGGAAAGAGAAAGAGGCGATGGAGTCATACAAGTCCTTGCTTGATAGGCAGTTTAGGATGGTCCCGGCAACTTGTAATGTTCTCTTGGAGGTACTGCTTAAGCatgggaagaagaaggaagccTGGGATTTGTTCGATCAGATGTTGGATAATCACACCCCGCCAAATTTCCAGGCTGTGAATTCGGAAACATTTAACATTATGGTTAACGAGTGTTTTAAGCTTGGAAAGTGCGATGAGGCAATTGCCACCTTTAAGAAGGTGGGGAcaaaggtgaattcaaagccgtTTTCTATGGACGTTGCGGGGTATAACAATATCATTGCGAGGTATTGTGAGAATGGGATGTTACCGGAGGCTGAGACACTGTTTGCAGAATTGTCCTCAAAGTCATTGACCCCGGATGTCACGACTCATAGGACTCTGATTGATGCATATTTGAAAGTAGAGAGGATAGATGATGCTCTTAAGATATTTAGCAGGATGGTGGAGGTTGGTCTGCGAGTGGTTGCTAGTCTTGGTAAAAGGGTGTTCGATGAATTGATTAAGAACGGGAAGGCAGTAGACTGTGCAcagattttgaagaaaatgggAGAAAAAGATCCAAAACCAGATGCCAGTTTTTATGATGCTGTGATCAAGGGGGTTTGCAATGAAGGTGTGCTTGATACAGGCTGTGATTTACTGGAAGAGATGTTGAGATATGGCATTGGTGTTCCTCCAGAATTGCAGCAATTTGTAAATGAGGTTTTTGGAGAAGCTGGGCGTGGCGAAGAGATTCAGAGAGTATTAAATACGAATAGGTGGGGATACCGATCACTACCTAGAGAGGCACCACCTCAGCAATTCCAACCAAGATCGCCTCAAATGGCAGGACAATATCGTCCATCGTCAGCACCGCCCCAAATGACTGGACAATATCAACCACCATCTGGAACCTATCACTATCAGCCACCATCTGGAACCAATCAGCCACCTTCTGGACTCAATCAGCCACCATCTGGACCCTATCAGCCACCATCTGGAACCTATCACTATCAGCCACCATCTGGAACCAATCAGCCGCCTTCTGGACCTTATCAGCCACCATCTGGAACCTATCAGCCACCATCTGGAACCTATCAGCCGCCTTCTGGACCCTATCAGTCACCATCTGGAACCTATCAGCCACCATCTGAAACCTATCAGCCGCCTTCTGGACCCTATCAGCCGCCTTCTGGAACCTATCAGCCACCATCCGGAACCAATCAGCCGCCTTCTGGACCTTATCAGCCACCATCCGGAACCTATCAGCCACCATCTGGAACCAATCAGCTGCCTTCTGGACCCTATCAAATGACTGGAACTTACCAATCACCACCAAGACCTCCACATATGGCTACAAGCCAGCACCCCACAGCTCAATCCCCTCAAATGGCTGGACAATATTACACTCCATCAGGAGCCCCCCAAACGGAAGTACCACACCACCCTCCGTCCAGACTCCCTCATGTGACAGCTTCGTGCACGCCATCTGAAGATTTTCAGAGCTTAGGACCACAACACCCTCTGTCAGGAGCTGCTCAAGGGACAGGATCTGACCAATCACCATCAGAACCCGCTCAAATTACAGAACAGGTAGCAGCTGCTTGA
- the LOC137718264 gene encoding MLO-like protein 13: MAQEELNSSLEYEPTWVVAFVCFVIVLLSLCAERALHKLGKYLKREKQDALFEALQKLKEELMLLGFISLLLTVSQRSIIRICIPSNLANHMLPCKRETSEGNNNAHYSLDQSINNRRRLLSADTNSNHCLQKGKVPLLSLEALHHLHIFIFVLAVVHVIFCVTTMVLGGARVRQWKHWEDSARQDTTKSDPTSRENVHAQRQQHEFFSKRGVGYWRRAAIIGWVISFFKQFYGSVTKSDYIALRQGFIKEHFPHNRRFDFHKYMMRTLEIDFRKIVGISWYLWLFVVLFLLLNVEGWHTYFWLAFLPLILLLLVGAKLEHIIIRLAQEVTQGTRVQDDHEAAARVKPSDTHFWFNKPRIVLNLIHFILFQNSFEIAFFFWIWTTYGFHSCIMEKLGYIVPRLIMGVIVQVLCSYSTLPLYAIVSQMGSTYKEGMFDQNVQQSLGSWLEDAKDKQNKTDNDESLSQRTQMHNMMNTKLSQIDIVQQETAANITTTTSPVSSSQLCS; encoded by the exons ATGGCACAAGAAGAACTCAACAGCTCTTTAGAGTATGAGCCGACATGGGTGGTTGCATTTGTTTGCTTTGTCATTGTTCTGCTCTCTCTTTGTGCCGAGCGCGCTCTTCATAAACTCGGAAAG TACTTAAAGCGTGAGAAACAAGATGCGCTGTTTGAAGCCCTACAGAAACTAAAAGAAg AGTTGATGCTTTTAGGGTTCATTTCCCTTCTACTAACTGTATCTCAGCGTTCCATAATCCGCATATGCATCCCCTCTAATCTAGCAAATCACATGCTTCCGTGCAAGAGGGAAACTTCTGAGGGAAACAATAATGCACATTACTCTCTTGATCAATCTATAAACAATCGGCGGCGGCTTTTGTCTGCAGATACAAATTCAAACCATTGTCTGCAAAAG gGGAAGGTTCCGTTGTTATCATTGGAAGCACTACATCATCTACACATCTTCATCTTTGTATTGGCAGTTGTGCATGTGATCTTTTGTGTCACAACTATGGTTCTTGGAGGGGCAAGG GTACGTCAATGGAAGCACTGGGAGGATTCTGCTAGGcaggatactacaaaatctg ATCCAACTAGTCGTGAAAATGTGCATGCTCAACGCCAACAGCATGAATTCTTCAGTAAACGAGGAGTAGGATATTGGCGAAGAGCAGCTATCATAGGTTGGGTG ATATCATTCTTCAAACAATTTTATGGTTCTGTCACTAAGTCGGACTACATTGCATTGCGACAAGGGTTTATCAAG GAGCACTTCCCTCATAATCGTCGATTTGATTTTCACAAATACATGATGCGGACACTTGAAATTGATTTTAGAAAAATTGTTGGGATAAG cTGGTACCTATGGCTCTTCGTTGTGCTATTTTTGTTGCTGAACGTGGAAG GATGGCATACCTATTTTTGGTTAGCGTTTTTGCCGCTGATT CTTCTGCTTCTTGTGGGCGCTAAGCTAGAACACATAATTATCCGTTTGGCTCAGGAGGTTACGCAAGGGACGAGAGTACAAGATGATCATGAAGCAGCCGCAAGAGTGAAGCCTTCAGACACACACTTTTGGTTTAACAAGCCTCGCATTGTTCTGAATTTGATCCACTTCATATTGTTCCAGAATTCATTTGAGATTGCATTCTTCTTCTGGATCTGG ACCACGTATGGATTTCATTCATGCATCATGGAGAAGTTGGGGTATATCGTGCCGAGACTTATTATGGG TGTGATCGTTCAAGTGCTTTGCAGTTACAGCACACTACCCTTGTATGCAATTGTCAGCCAG ATGGGTAGCACGTACAAGGAAGGAATGTTTGATCAAAATGTACAACAATCTCTTGGTTCGTGGTTGGAAGATGCAAAAGACAAGCAAAATAAAACAGACAACGACGAATCTCTATCACAGAGAACACAAATGCACAACATGATGAATACAAAGTTATCTCAAATTGATATTGTACAACAAGAAACAGCTGCTAACATAACAACTACAACTTCGCCAGTTTCATCCTCTCAACTttgttcatga
- the LOC137717886 gene encoding chloride channel protein CLC-c isoform X2 has protein sequence MTLAAAAAALCVYIAPAAAGSGIPEVKAYLNGVDAHSILAPSTLFVKIFGSIFGVAAGFILGKEGPMVHSGACIASLLGQGGSRKYHLTWKCLRFYKNDRDRRDLITCGAAAGVAAAFRAPVGGVLFALEEAASWWRSALLWRAFFTTAVVAVLLRGFIQLCKGGKCGLFGEGGLIMFDVNSAKVSYSSGDLLAVISLGVIGGIFGSLYNFLVDKVLQTYRIINKSGPSSKILLAVAISFLTSCCSYGLPWLSHCIPCPRHLEDKCPTIGRSGNYKNFQCPPNHYNGLASLFFNTNDNAIRNLLSSSSDGEFRLSTLIVFFVTVYCLGIVTYGLAVPSGLFIPVILAGSSYGRVVGTLLGSHSDLDGGFFALLGAASFLGGTMRMTVSLCVILLELTNNLLMLPLMMLVLLISKSVADCFNKGVYDQIIKMKGLPYMEAHAEPYMRNLVASDVVSWPLISFSRVEKVGNILHELKTTAHNGFPVIDEPPFSNSADLCGLVLRSHLLVLLKRKNFTKQRVLIGSDVTSRFRAHDFGKAGLGKGIKLEDLDIQEEEMEMYLDLHPITNTSPYTVVETMSLAKAAIFFRALGLRHLLVVPKTPGRPPIVGILTRHDFMPEHILELFPQLNPHE, from the exons ATGACCttggctgctgctgctgcagctcTTTGTGTTTACATTGCCCCGGCAGCAGCAGGCTCTGGCATACCTGAGGTTAAAGCATATCTAAATGGAGTCGATGCTCATTCTATATTGGCTCCAAGTACCCTCTTTGTAAAG ATTTTTGGTTCTATATTTGGAGTAGCTGCTGGGTTTATTTTGGGTAAGGAAGGACCTATGGTTCACTCTGGCGCTTGCATAGCCTCTTTGCTCGGACAGGGTGGCTCTCGCAAGTATCACCTTACCTGGAAATGTCTCAGGTTCTACAAAAATGACCGTGACCGAAGGGATCTGATTACCTGCGGTGCTGCTGCTGGTGTTGCAGCTGCCTTCCGTGCCCCAGTTGGTGGGGTCCTTTTTGCGCTAGAAGAAGCAGCTTCatg GTGGAGGAGTGCTCTTCTGTGGAGGGCATTTTTCACAACAGCTGTAGTAGCGGTACTGTTAAGAGGCTTCATACAGTTATGCAAGGGTGGAAAATGTGGGCTATTCGGGGAAGGAGGTCTTATAATGTTTGATGTCAATTCAGCAAAGGTCAGTTATAGCAGCGGCGATCTACTGGCAGTCATATCCCTTGGAGTTATCGGGGGCATATTTGGAAGCCTTTACAATTTCCTTGTGGACAAAGTCCTTCAAACTTATCGCATCATAAACAA GAGTGGTCCTTCAAGTAAAATTCTTCTCGCCGTTGCCATTTCCTTTTTGACTTCTTGTTGCTCTTACGGCCTCCCATGGCTTTCACACTGCATTCCTTGTCCCCGTCACCTGGAGGACAAGTGCCCCACCATAGGTCGCTCTGGAAACTACAAGAATTTTCAGTGTCCACCTAACCACTACAATGGCCTTGCTTCACTCTTCTTCAATACCAATGATAATGCTATCCGCAACCTTTTAAGCTCTAGCTCTGATGGGGAGTTCCGGCTTTCCACTCtcattgttttctttgttaCCGTGTACTGCCTGGGCATTGTTACTTATGGTCTTGCTGTTCCCTCTGGGCTCTTCATCCCTGTTATACTTGCTGGGTCATCCTATGGGCGTGTAGTCGGGACCCTCCTTGGTTCTCACTCTGATCTTGATGGGGGTTTCTTTGCACTCCTTGGAGCGGCATCCTTCCTTGGTGGCACCATGAGAATGACTGTTTCTCTCTGTGTCATACTTCTTGAGCTTACAAATAATCTTCTAATGCTTCCACTGATGATGCTAGTTCTGCTTATTTCGAAATCTGTGGCGGATTGTTTCAACAAGGGTGTCTATGACCAAATTATAAAAATGAAGGGATTACCGTATATGGAGGCGCATGCAGAACCATACATGAGAAACTTGGTTGCAAGTGATGTTGTTTCTTGGCCCTTAATTTCATTTTCCAGGGTTGAGAAAGTGGGGAATATATTACACGAGCTCAAAACAACAGCGCATAATGGGTTCCCCGTGATTGATGAACCACCTTTCTCAAATTCTGCAGACTTGTGTGGGCTGGTTTTGAGATCGCATTTGCTTGTATTGCTTAAACGAAAGAATTTTACAAAGCAAAGGGTGTTGATTGGGTCAGATGTTACGAGTAGGTTCAGAGCACATGATTTTGGAAAGGCAGGATTAGGCAAGGGAATCAAGCTGGAGGATTTGGACATTCAGGAGGAAGAGATGGAAATGTATCTTGACCTCCATCCCATTACTAATACCTCCCCATACACCGTAGTTGAAACAATGTCCCTTGCTAAAGCTGCTATTTTCTTTCGGGCGCTTGGCCTCAGGCACTTGCTGGTGGTGCCTAAGACACCAGGG AGGCCTCCAATTGTTGGGATCTTGACAAGGCACGATTTCATGCCGGAGCACATATTGGAACTTTTTCCGCAGTTGAATCCTCACGAATAA